In Candidatus Micrarchaeia archaeon, the sequence TAAATGAGAATTAACTATAACTGTTCCTCCTTTTTTTAATCCTTCACATACATTTATTGAACTTATTAAAGTAGGATCTAAAACAACAACATAATCAGGAGTATATACATTTTGATGAACTCTTATTGGTTTATCATCAATTCTACAATATGCTTGAACAGGTGCTCCTCTTCTTTCAACACCAAAATAAGGAAAACTTTGAGAATACTTTCCTTTATATCCAACTGCAATAGCTAATAATTCAGCTGCAGTAACTGCTCCTTGTCCTCCTCTGCCATGTATTCTAACTTCAATCATAAAACTCAACTGAAAATTATTATTTAAGAAAAATATATAAAACTGCTGTTAAGTTAATTTAAAAAACTTTAAAAAAAGTTTATAAATGTGTCTTTCATTATTAAGATATAAAAAGGTGAATTTTATGAAAGGTTTTACAAATAATAGAACATTAATAGCATTTGGTTTGGCACTATTTATGGTAGTAGCCTTATGGTTAGCAGTTCCTTTAACTGCATGGAGCTTTGAAAATAGCTGGACATTAGATTCAGATGGAAATGAAGAAGATGAATTCACTTCTGGAGATGATGTTACAGTTGTAGTAAACATGACAAAGAACACAGAAGATATTTTAAGAGGAACTTCAATTGAATTAGACGTTCCAAACTCAGCAACAAACGTTGATGTAGTAGCATCATATTGTGAATTATATGATGATGAAGGAACTTTATTAGAAACTTTAACATTCGATGATGATGGAAATTATGATTCAATAGATTATGGATATGGTTATGATTATGGATATAACTATTTCGGTTATGGATATGGATATTGGTATGGAGATGAATATTCAGGGTTAAATACATATATTTTATGTTATTATGAAGTAGATGGTTCTGACAATGAAGAAGATGGAACATATACATATACTGTATACTTAGGAGCCGGGTTAGATCCAAATAGAGCAGCTTTAGAAGAAGAAGCAGGAACATATACTGTAGGTGCATCAACAGAGGGTGGATCAACAGGTGGTGGCGGAGCCCCAATAGGACAAACTGGAAATGTTCCAGACGATACATTTGAAATTCCAATTGAATGTGATGATTCAAAAGCATTAGGAGACGTATATATTGACTATACAGGTTCAATGTTAGAAGAATTAATTGATGAAACAACAATTAGAATTGAATTAACAACAACAGGAACAGTACCTGGTGGATTTGAATTTACAACTACAATTGATGATGTAAACTGTGAAGATGTAAATAGTATCTCACCTTCAGCAGCATCAATGGAAGAAGGAAGTTGTATAATAAATTGGGAATTAGATGGAGATGAAACAATAACCTTCAAAGTAAGAGGTTCAAGAGTACATAAAACAGATATTGAATATTCAGCAAGTGCTTGTATAGATGGACAAGAAGGAGAAGAAGGAATTCCAACAATCCCAGAAACAGAAGAAAATCCAGAAGGAACAGTTCAATGTACACAAGATGGAAATACAGTTAGATGTTTAGTAACAGATGAAAATGGAAATCCAATATCTGGAGAAG encodes:
- a CDS encoding 2-oxoacid:acceptor oxidoreductase family protein, with protein sequence MIEVRIHGRGGQGAVTAAELLAIAVGYKGKYSQSFPYFGVERRGAPVQAYCRIDDKPIRVHQNVYTPDYVVVLDPTLISSINVCEGLKKGGTVIVNSHL
- a CDS encoding carboxypeptidase-like regulatory domain-containing protein yields the protein MKGFTNNRTLIAFGLALFMVVALWLAVPLTAWSFENSWTLDSDGNEEDEFTSGDDVTVVVNMTKNTEDILRGTSIELDVPNSATNVDVVASYCELYDDEGTLLETLTFDDDGNYDSIDYGYGYDYGYNYFGYGYGYWYGDEYSGLNTYILCYYEVDGSDNEEDGTYTYTVYLGAGLDPNRAALEEEAGTYTVGASTEGGSTGGGGAPIGQTGNVPDDTFEIPIECDDSKALGDVYIDYTGSMLEELIDETTIRIELTTTGTVPGGFEFTTTIDDVNCEDVNSISPSAASMEEGSCIINWELDGDETITFKVRGSRVHKTDIEYSASACIDGQEGEEGIPTIPETEENPEGTVQCTQDGNTVRCLVTDENGNPISGEEVTVIGPDGTVYTYTTDENGNFSFLASEAGRWAYTFKNYDASGSLMVSKTGEPIDGETGSQEGDSSGLLLIGGVVIIVLAIILWWLNSQGALGLKKLKKK